TGGAGCCGGTCGGATCTGTTGCTGCTGCGGGCGCTCAGCCCGGATATGCGCCAGCTCACCTTCTTTTCACTGGCGCAGAATCTCAGTGAAAAGGCGATTCTGGTGCCGCGCATTTTCAGCGTGGCGGCCGGGGCCAGCCTGATGGCCCAGTTCGGGCGCGATCCCGAGAAGCTATCCGGCCTGCTGCGCCTGGCGTTACGCTACCTGCTGCTGGCCGGGATGCCGTTGCTGTGGGGCATGTCGGCGGTGAGCGTGGCTCTGGTGCCGGCGCTGTACGGCAGCCGCTACATGGAAGCCATCCCGGTGCTGGCCCTGGCCACAATGGCCGCCGTGCCGGCCTCGATCTTCATGCTGGCGCAGAACTATCTGGAAGCGCGGGAGCAGCAGCGCTCCATCATTACTTGGACGTGCGCCGCCGGCGTGGTGAAGCTCGCGATGGACTGGCTGTTGATTCCGCACTGGGGCGCGCTGGGCGCGGCCGTCGGCAACAGCAGCGGACAACTGGCGGCCGCCCTTGGCATCTGGGGCTTCATTCTGAGCCAGGGCCGGTTGCGGCTCGATTGGCCCTACATGGCCCGCATCGCCGTCGCGACGGCGATGCTGTATGTGGCGGCCCACACCGTTGCCCAGTCATTCGCCCCATGGCCCGGCCTGCTGCTGGGGGTGGCGGCGGGCACGGTGACATTCCTGGTGGCGCTGCGGCTGTTGAAGGTGCTGGACGCCGAGGACGGCAGGAGGTTGCTGACGGCGCTGGAGAAGGCTCCCGCTGCGTTGCGGCCTCAGATCCGGCGAGTGGTGGGCTGGTTGGCCCCGGCGGCGGCGTGAGGGCGGCGGCTTCGGCCGCGCGGACGATCCCACCAAATCCGGGCCACCACCCGTCCCGGCTATACTGGTGAGGATCCTCAGTCTGGAGGATTGCCCCACGCGCATGGAATCCACCCCACTTCAGTTTCACGATTTTTCGGGTGACTACGCCGCTCTCAGCCAGTTGATGACCGCCTCGTGGAACCAGAATCAGGGACAGGGTCTGGACTATAGCCCTGAGTTTCTCCGCTCGTATCTGCAATACCCCGGCATGACACCCGCCCTCGCGCCGGTAATTCTGGACAATGGCCGCCCCATCGCCTTTGTCTGCGCCTTTCCGCGGACGCTCCGCATCGCCGGACAGACCAGGCGCTTTGCATTGCTGACGCTGTTCACTGTCTCGCCCGCCTGCAAGGGGCGCGGCCTGGGCGTCAAAATCTGGGTTGAGTGCCTGCGCCGCGCGCGCGAGGCCGGCTTTGAGGGCACACTGCACTATTGCGTGGATGGCAACGTTTCCAACCATGTGATCACCACCGCGGCGCGCCAGGCCGGCTACACCACTCAACCGGTTTTAAGCGTCCCCTATCTGATGGCTTATATCGGCAATCAGCCGGGCGATCCGCTGCCTGAAGTGGACGCCGCGCAGGCTGCCGCCGCACTGGTGGACCACGCCGAGCGCCTGTCCTCACGCCTCCCCATTGCTCGCCTGTGGAGCCCCCAGGAGGCCCTCTGGCAGTGCCGCGACCGCTTCGGCGCCCTGGCTTACTTTGATCCCGCCAGCGGCGCACTGCTCAGCGGTTACGTCGTATCCTCCACCGACGAGGCCCGCACCCCGTGCCTGTTTCTCGACGAGGTGCATTGGGCTGGACTCGCATCCGAACAACGCGGCCCATTTCTGAAGACGTTTTTGCGCAGCGCCTCACAGCGCGCCCGCCTGGCGACCGTGCCGCTTCTCGGCTATGTGGACCCGGCCGATCTGAAGGCCGCCGGCTTCCGGCGCTCGCCCCGTCTCCTGCACACCTACCTCACGCTGTGGACGTCGGAGGCCGCGCCGGTGGATTCGCTCTACGCCGATGTGCTCTGAAATTGAGGAGAACGACGATATGGAAGTCATGGAACAAGTCCGCCAGTTGATCTGCGGCATCACCGGGCTGGCAGCCGATTTCGGCCCGGCCGCCAATCTCTACCAGGATCTGGGCGTGCCCTCTGTACACGCCATGCAGTTGTTGACCGAACTGGAAGAGAAATTTGAGATCGCCCTGCCCGATGACGAGTTCATCGAGGCAGTGACCTTGGAGAGTCTCACGGCGCTGGTAGCAAAGGTCAAGGGAGCCTGATTTCGCTCATGACATCTCGCCAGGATCTTGGACAGGGTTTTTCCGCCGTCGCCGCCAGCCAACCGGAACGGGCCGCTCTGGTGGCCCACGGGGCAACCATCACCTACGGCCAGATGGACGACACGGCCCGGCGCTGGGCCAGAGTCATCACAGACCGGCTCGGGAGGCCGGCACAGCGAGTCGGCCTCTTCGGCTCCCGAAGCGCCGTTTCCTACACCGGCACCATCGCTTCCCTATACAGCGGCGCGGCGTTTGTCCCACTCAATCCCAGATTTCCGGCTGATCGAACGCGGCGCATGATCGCCTTGGCAGGCCTGGACGCGATCCTTTGCGACAAGTTGGGCACGCAGCAACTGGGCGCGGTCCTGGAGGGCCTGACCGAAACACCGCTGATCCTGCGTCCGGAGGAGGACGACGAAGCCTGGCTGGCCACGGCGCCCCGCCTGGAGGAGTTGCCGCCGCTGCGGCCCGCCAGTGTCGCCTACCTGCTCTTTACCTCCGGCAGCACCGGCTTGCCCAAGGGCGTCCCTATCACCCACGCCAACGTCTGCGCCTATCTCGACTGGGCATCGGATCGTTACGGTATCGTGCCGGAAGACCGGTTCTCCCAGACCTTCGACCAGACCTTCGACCTCTCCGTGCATGACCAGTTTCTCTGTTGGGAGAATGGCGCCTCGCTCTTTGCCATGTCGCCGGTGGAGCTGCTGGCGCCGGCCCGCTACATTCAACGCAACGAGCTGACGGTCTGGTTCTCCGTGCCCAGCGTCGTGGCCCAGATGCGCAAGCGCAAGACCCTGCTGCCCGGCGCGCTGCCCACGCTCAGGTGGAGCCTGTTTTGCGGCGAGCCGCTGCCGCGGGCCAGCGCCGAGGCTTGGCAGGAGGCGGCGCCCGACTCCATCGTCGAGAATCTGTACGGGCCCACGGAGCTGACCATCGCCTGCTGCGTGCATCGCTGGGACCCCGTTTCGTCACCGGCGCTGTGCGTCAACGATATGGTGTCCATCGGCGCGCCATTCCCCGGCCTGACCGCCGTACTGCTCGACGACCAATTGAACGCCGTTCCGCCCGGCAGTGACGGCGAACTCTGTCTGTGCGGCGCGCAGACCTCGCCCGGCTATTGGAACGACGAAGCCAAGACGGCCGAGCGCTTCGTCCGTCTGGATCACGGCCCGATTCCCGGCGAGCGCTACTACCGCACCGGCGACCGCGCCATTCAATTGGAGAACGGCGAGTACGCGTGTCTTGGCCGGACGGACCATCAGGTGAAGGTGCTCGGCTTCCGGGTGGAGTTGGGCGAAATCGAGGCAGCTCTGCAAAAAGATGCCCGCGTCGTGCAGGCTGTTGCCATGGGCTGGCCCATCTCCGAAGGCACCGCCCAGGGCATTGTCGCCTTTGTCTCAGGAGCCGGTCTGGACTTGGCCGCTTTGAAACAGACATGCCGCGGCTCTCTGGCCGATTACATGGTGCCATCAGCCATCCACTTCGTCGAAGAGATGCCTCTGAACGCGAACGGCAAGGTGGATCGCGGCGTGCTGGCGCAACGGCTGGCGGAGAGGGCGGGCTGAGGCGTGGCGGGCGGATTATCGGGCTTTATTCTGAAGGTGAGGAAGGCGGAAACGCCTTTCTTCGCCCGCCTGAAACGGCTGGTGCTGGCTGCCTCTGTCTTTGAGATGCCCGTGCCGGGCTTCACCCGCCCACTCTGGAGCGCGCTGTACCACGGGCGGATGCTGGCCCCCGAACTTTGGCGGCGGCTGTTGTCGGTGGCCTACCGCAGTCCGATGTTCAAAAGCCAGTGTGCCCAGGTGGGCAGCCGCCTCTATCTGGAGCAGATCCCCCGAATCTCCGGCCGTGTGAAGTTGGTTCTCGGCGATGACGTCAATATTTCGGGCCATTTCAGCGTCCGCGCCGGCCGGTCTTTCGACGACCCGGAGATCATTCTCGGCGACAAGGTCTTTATCGGCCACCAGGTGGTGATGCAGGTGGCGCGGCGGATTGAGATGGAAGAGGGCGCGGCGCTGGCCGGCGGCTGCTATGTCACCGACAACGACGCCCACCCGCTGGACGCCGCCGCCCGGCTGCGCGGCGAGGCC
The nucleotide sequence above comes from Armatimonadota bacterium. Encoded proteins:
- a CDS encoding polysaccharide biosynthesis C-terminal domain-containing protein, whose protein sequence is MALATSIPLARVIGPERLGYYGLMVWVANMSSLLGSMGAPAATRKYMAERLGKGRPGEARAVFQYTFRAQVISALGFTVAAMLAAWKFSDRGYETIGLLVAASLLPSMVLMIPAQANQAAENMRANVPATLISQTLYTIAVWVSLWRGWDLLGVSAGVLIYKWVELFMRLIPARRWLAAFPQEPLPAELRERLHSFSIRSLAIMLLNVLVWSRSDLLLLRALSPDMRQLTFFSLAQNLSEKAILVPRIFSVAAGASLMAQFGRDPEKLSGLLRLALRYLLLAGMPLLWGMSAVSVALVPALYGSRYMEAIPVLALATMAAVPASIFMLAQNYLEAREQQRSIITWTCAAGVVKLAMDWLLIPHWGALGAAVGNSSGQLAAALGIWGFILSQGRLRLDWPYMARIAVATAMLYVAAHTVAQSFAPWPGLLLGVAAGTVTFLVALRLLKVLDAEDGRRLLTALEKAPAALRPQIRRVVGWLAPAAA
- a CDS encoding GNAT family N-acetyltransferase — encoded protein: MESTPLQFHDFSGDYAALSQLMTASWNQNQGQGLDYSPEFLRSYLQYPGMTPALAPVILDNGRPIAFVCAFPRTLRIAGQTRRFALLTLFTVSPACKGRGLGVKIWVECLRRAREAGFEGTLHYCVDGNVSNHVITTAARQAGYTTQPVLSVPYLMAYIGNQPGDPLPEVDAAQAAAALVDHAERLSSRLPIARLWSPQEALWQCRDRFGALAYFDPASGALLSGYVVSSTDEARTPCLFLDEVHWAGLASEQRGPFLKTFLRSASQRARLATVPLLGYVDPADLKAAGFRRSPRLLHTYLTLWTSEAAPVDSLYADVL
- a CDS encoding acyl carrier protein; protein product: MEVMEQVRQLICGITGLAADFGPAANLYQDLGVPSVHAMQLLTELEEKFEIALPDDEFIEAVTLESLTALVAKVKGA
- a CDS encoding amino acid adenylation domain-containing protein, with the translated sequence MTSRQDLGQGFSAVAASQPERAALVAHGATITYGQMDDTARRWARVITDRLGRPAQRVGLFGSRSAVSYTGTIASLYSGAAFVPLNPRFPADRTRRMIALAGLDAILCDKLGTQQLGAVLEGLTETPLILRPEEDDEAWLATAPRLEELPPLRPASVAYLLFTSGSTGLPKGVPITHANVCAYLDWASDRYGIVPEDRFSQTFDQTFDLSVHDQFLCWENGASLFAMSPVELLAPARYIQRNELTVWFSVPSVVAQMRKRKTLLPGALPTLRWSLFCGEPLPRASAEAWQEAAPDSIVENLYGPTELTIACCVHRWDPVSSPALCVNDMVSIGAPFPGLTAVLLDDQLNAVPPGSDGELCLCGAQTSPGYWNDEAKTAERFVRLDHGPIPGERYYRTGDRAIQLENGEYACLGRTDHQVKVLGFRVELGEIEAALQKDARVVQAVAMGWPISEGTAQGIVAFVSGAGLDLAALKQTCRGSLADYMVPSAIHFVEEMPLNANGKVDRGVLAQRLAERAG
- a CDS encoding acyltransferase — protein: MAGGLSGFILKVRKAETPFFARLKRLVLAASVFEMPVPGFTRPLWSALYHGRMLAPELWRRLLSVAYRSPMFKSQCAQVGSRLYLEQIPRISGRVKLVLGDDVNISGHFSVRAGRSFDDPEIILGDKVFIGHQVVMQVARRIEMEEGAALAGGCYVTDNDAHPLDAAARLRGEAVAQDDVQPVKICRHAWVGRGSSIMKGVTIGEFAIIGVGSVVVSNVPPYSVAMGNPARVVKKMAPPTRDDHSG